AATATGGGATTCGTGAGCCAGATTTAGAACGGCTTACACAGATTGCTGCCCTTTACGACGTCAGTGTCGATTATTTGTTAGGGGAAAATAGTATTCCTTCGTATAAATTATCTGATGAAGCAGTGAGTAAAGATATTAAATATCGAATGGATAAAATTTGCGAAGACATTGAAAATGAAGAAGGACTTACCTTTTCTGGTGAAGTGATTACGGATCTTTCAGCGCAATATCTTATCGATAGCTTGCGATTTTCAATGGAACAAGCTGAGAAATTTAATGCCTTAAAATGATAGAAATGAAAAAGCGGTCTTCCATTTATTTGTGAAGGCTTTTTTTATTCTTTATTTTTTGTTGACAAAGAAACAAAAATAGAATAAACTTATTAATGTTTCCAAGGAAATAAAAAATATCTGTTGAGGGGAGAACTTCATGTTCAACTTTAAATCCAATAATAAAAAAGAAAGCGTTGAAAAAAGCGCTTTAATATTTGGACTTATGGCCGTATTCCTTTGTGGAATAGGCTTTAGCATCATTGCACCAGTTGTTCCATTTTTAGTAAAACCTTATGTAAATAGCCCAGAAGCACAAGCCATTTCCGTTACGCTTTTAACCTCGGTTTATGCGTTTTGTGTCTTTTTTGCTGCTCCCGGTATCGGCGCTTTAAGTGATCGTTTTGGACGCCGCCCAATCCTTTTAAGCTGCCTTTTAGGATCCGCTATTGGATACTTCATATTTGGTATCGGCGGTGCATTATGGATTCTATTTCTCGGCCGCATCATCGAAGGCCTAACTGGTGGCGTTGTTAGTACAATATTTGCTTATTTTGCTGATATTATTCCTAGAGAAGAACGAACAAAATATTTTGGTTGGGCTAGCGCGATGGTCGGTGTTGGTGCTGCGATTGGCCCTACAATTGGTGGTCTACTCGCTCATTTTGGCTACGCTGTTCCGATGTTTTTTGGCGCACTTATTACTTTACTCAATCTTGTTTATGGATTCTTTTACATGCCTGAAAGTCTCAAAAAGCAAAACCGCTTGAAAAAAATCACTGTGATTAGGCTTAATCCTCTTAGCCAACTTGCTCATGTACTTTCTGTAAAAACACTAAAAAGACTACTTATTTCAGCATTCTTACTCTGGATTCCAAACGGCTCTTTTCAAGCGATTTTTTCACAGTTTTCACTTGATAGTTTCCACTGGGCGCCAGTAATCATTGGCTTCATGTTTTCCATTATGGGAATTCAAGATATTATTTCCCAAGGGCTCATCATGCCAAAGCTTTTATTAAAGCTTAGCGACCTGCAAATAACGCTACTTGGCATGACCTCAGAAATCATTGGTTACGCCTTAATTGCTTTATCTGCTTTATTCTCATACTATCCATTATTTATTATCGGAATGTTTATTTTTGGTTTTGGAGATTCGATATTTGGGCCATCATTTAATGGGATGATCTCAAAATCCGCTGCTTCTAGTGAGCAAGGGCGAATCCAAGGGGGGAGCCAGTCTATCCAGTCGCTAGCAAGAATTATCGGTCCTATTATCGGTGGTCAAATTTATGTGACATTTGGTCATGCTGCCCCAGCAATGATGGGAGTACTCCTTATCACAGCTGCTGCCTTTGTTTTATATAAAGGCAGATACGCATACCAAGAAAATTAACAGACATCTTTACCTCCTCCTTGCAAAATCAATAAAGCGAAAGCGATCCAATCGATGCCTCGATTCTGTATATTGAAATAAAGTAGTATCTTTCAAAAAAACAGCACTTCGTACAACGACAATATGTGTATCATGATCTAGTGTGAGCCATTTTTTATCATTCTCAGTTATTCGCTCCACTGTAATCTCTTTTTGTGCATAGCTAATTTCAAAACCACACGCATTTTCTAAAAAAGCGTATAAAGAGTCTTCTAAAACAGCATTATCTATTCGCTTGATATTAGGGTCTAATAAATAATCGTAATCAAGAATCGTTCCTTCATCTTGGAAATATCTCACTCGCTCAATGTGCCAAGCATACGTACCTTGAGCTGAGCTAGTATACTTCCTGATGTCTTCTGGAAGCACTTCATATGTATTCTTAATTACTTTCGTTGCCGCATTCAAATGTTGTGTTTCTTGTAATTCTTTAAAGCTCGTCAAACCTGACACTGGAAAAGCATATCGCTTACGATCAATGACAACAGAACCCTTACCCTGCATCTTCTGAATATAACCATTTTCAAGCAACAAAACCAATGCTTTTCGTATGGTTTCACGTGACACAGCGAAATATTTTGCCATTTCGTTTTCACTTGGCAAAAGTTCACCAGGGGCATATTTACCTAACTTAATATCATTTTCAAGTTTTAAATAGATATCATAAAATTTATTTTTTTTATTCAAATCAACTCACCCAAAATTATTGTAGCACATTTCATTGTTAAGAAGGGATATCTACACCCTGCAATGCCATTTTATGATATACTAAATATATTATTACGCTTCATACGAGTAGGGGGAGTTTTTATGCTTCGTATTATATTAATATTAACTGCTATTATTTTTCCTGCTTTTTTATGTGGATTAGTTATTTATCAAATCTATAAGAAAAAAACAGCAAATTACATGCCGTTAAAAAATGAATTCGCACACTGGATCAATTAAGGAGGTTTTGGATAATGAAAAATGCAGAAAGCGAAAAACCCATGGTTATTAAAATTATTATTGGTGTTGTTATCGGACTTTTTCTCTTAAACTTAATGCCACTTCTTGCTATTTTTGGTTGATTGCGTTGTCTTTTCAGTGCCATTATGCTATGATTATAAGTAGAATAAATTGACTTTTTATGGTGAGATAGTTAATAGATAATCATCTGTTAATGCTTTTTTATAAAAAAGACTCCGACTTCCACTTAGGTTGTTCGGAGTTTTTTTGTCTCGCCCATTTGAAAGGAGAATCACTATGAAACCAAAAGAATGGGGATATACTTTTCTTAAAATCATTGTTGGCGCCTTTATTTTTTCACTTGCTGTAAATGTTTTCGCATTGCCAAATGATCTTGGTGAAGGTGGCGTTACTGGGCTTACAATGGTATTATTTTACCTATTTAAAATTGCTCCTGCTTTGACTACATTAGCGTTTAATGGCATTTTACTTATTATCGGTTATCGCTTTTTGGATCGCCTAACGATTATTCTTACAGTCGTTGCCATTAGTTTTACTTCTTTATTTTTACAGTTAACCAAAATGCTTTCTTTTCATACAGATCAAACGATTATATCAGCCATTTCTGCTGGTGCGCTAATGGGACTTGGCATGGGATTAATCATGCAAGGCGGTGGTACCACTGCTGGAAGTGCAATTTTAGCAAAAATTGCTAATAAATATCTTGGCTGGAATACAAGCTATGCCCTTCTTTTCTTTGACTTAATTGTTGTTGTCCCTTCTACGATTGTGATAGGTTTCCAAAATATGTTATTTACAATCGTATCACTTTATATTTCCACTAAAGTTC
This DNA window, taken from Listeria sp. PSOL-1, encodes the following:
- a CDS encoding helix-turn-helix domain-containing protein, producing MPKLSRRLTLLREKKGWTKAETAKRLGLKAPSTYGNWEYGIREPDLERLTQIAALYDVSVDYLLGENSIPSYKLSDEAVSKDIKYRMDKICEDIENEEGLTFSGEVITDLSAQYLIDSLRFSMEQAEKFNALK
- a CDS encoding MFS transporter, producing the protein MFNFKSNNKKESVEKSALIFGLMAVFLCGIGFSIIAPVVPFLVKPYVNSPEAQAISVTLLTSVYAFCVFFAAPGIGALSDRFGRRPILLSCLLGSAIGYFIFGIGGALWILFLGRIIEGLTGGVVSTIFAYFADIIPREERTKYFGWASAMVGVGAAIGPTIGGLLAHFGYAVPMFFGALITLLNLVYGFFYMPESLKKQNRLKKITVIRLNPLSQLAHVLSVKTLKRLLISAFLLWIPNGSFQAIFSQFSLDSFHWAPVIIGFMFSIMGIQDIISQGLIMPKLLLKLSDLQITLLGMTSEIIGYALIALSALFSYYPLFIIGMFIFGFGDSIFGPSFNGMISKSAASSEQGRIQGGSQSIQSLARIIGPIIGGQIYVTFGHAAPAMMGVLLITAAAFVLYKGRYAYQEN
- the treR gene encoding trehalose operon repressor, which produces MNKKNKFYDIYLKLENDIKLGKYAPGELLPSENEMAKYFAVSRETIRKALVLLLENGYIQKMQGKGSVVIDRKRYAFPVSGLTSFKELQETQHLNAATKVIKNTYEVLPEDIRKYTSSAQGTYAWHIERVRYFQDEGTILDYDYLLDPNIKRIDNAVLEDSLYAFLENACGFEISYAQKEITVERITENDKKWLTLDHDTHIVVVRSAVFLKDTTLFQYTESRHRLDRFRFIDFARRR
- a CDS encoding YitT family protein; the encoded protein is MKPKEWGYTFLKIIVGAFIFSLAVNVFALPNDLGEGGVTGLTMVLFYLFKIAPALTTLAFNGILLIIGYRFLDRLTIILTVVAISFTSLFLQLTKMLSFHTDQTIISAISAGALMGLGMGLIMQGGGTTAGSAILAKIANKYLGWNTSYALLFFDLIVVVPSTIVIGFQNMLFTIVSLYISTKVLDFILEGYNPKKSVTIISEKYEDIAREIDLKLSRGITLLNGEGYYLRQEKKILYIVVSKQQLLSLTKIVNKHDKKAFFIINDAQSVIGEGFSKQISSE